Part of the Synergistes jonesii genome is shown below.
CTACGTAGGGCTTGAGCAGCTTGCCGCCGTTCGCGATGCTCGATATCGCCATCACGACTTGCAGCGGCGTGACCGCGATGCCCTGCCCGATGAATATGTTCGCCGTGACCGTCCCGAGCCACTCCTCCGGCTCCTTTATCAGCCCCGCCTCTTCTCCTGCTATCTCGACCTCCGTCTTCTCGCCGAAGCCGAACTGCCTCAGCATACCGTAAGCTTGATACTTCGGCACGGACATAGACATCAGCGACATGCCTATGTTGCAGGAGTTCATCAGCACGTGTGTGAGATCCTGCATGCCGTGCGCCCTCTTGTTGACGTCGCTCATCGTTTTGTCGAACAGCTTCATCGTGCCGCGGCAGAAATAGGTCTTATTGCGCGAGGTCGCGCCGGTCTCCAGCGCGATCGCCATCGCTATAGGCTTGAATATCGAGCCGGGCTCGAAGACGCGCCCGACCGCGTTGTTGCGCACGGCGTTTATATTTCTCAGATTGTTTCTGTTGTTCGGATTTATCGTCGGATAGCTCGCTATTGCGATTATCTCCCCGGTGTATGGGTCGACGCAGACTCCGGCGGCCCACGAAGCCTCCGCTTCTTTCGCACCTTCGGCGAGGCGCAGTTCGAGCATCTGCTGCACGCGCGAATCGATCGTCAGCCTTATCGAGCCCGCCGTGTCCTTGCCTGCGTCGGCGCCGCCGCCGAGTATGTCAGTCGCCGAGCCCTTCGAGTCGCGCGTAAGAAAGCGCGTCCTCGGCGGCGAATAAAGAATGTGATTCCACTCCAGCTCTACTCCGGCCTGCCCGTACTCGTCTATGTCGCAAAAGCCGAGCAGATGGAAGGCGAGAGAATCGTGCGGGTAGATGCGCTTCTTCTCCGTCATCGTGTAGAGTCCCGGCACCTTCCTGCCTTCAAGCGCCATAGCGCGCTCCACGGGCACGCTGCGCGCGACCCAGTGGAAGCGCCCCGGCAGCTCTTTGGAAAACTTCGCGGCGACAGCCGGGCCGAAGGCGCCCTTAAGTACATCCGCGCTCGCCGGATCCCAGAACTTAGGGTCGATAAAAAAACTTTTGGAGGGCACCGATATAGCAAGCGGCACCCCCCTCCTGTCCTCTATTCTTCCGCGCGTAGCGCTCACCACTACATTAGCCCAATATTGCTTCTGCGACTGCTGGACTATGCGGAGGTCGGGCAAAAGCTGTACCTTCGCCGTGCCGACGGCGAGGGCCGCAAGCACGAGAAAAGCCGCGCCCCAGACCGACCTCGAGCGGCGCGGATCGTCTCCGGCGTCCTTTTTAATTATTCTCGGCATGGGCCTGGTTCACGAGCGGATTCCTGTTTTCGGCGAAGCCGCTCCTCTCAGCACGCTCCTCTTTGATTTGCGCCAGCTTCACGGAGCGTTCGCTCAATTTTATAACCTTGATATCTTCAACGTTTTCCATTCCAAGGCTGCACTTAGCGTAATTATAAATCCTCGCTGGAGAGAGAAGCTGGGCGTAGCGTCGAGAGAGCGCGATATTTTCTTCCTTGCTTTTTTCTATCCTCACCATGGTCTGCGATATACGGTGTTCAAGATAAAGTCCGTAGAGCCTCAGCGTGCCGAGCGCGGCGGCGCAGAGAAAGACGCATAAGAAGCTTATTACGAAAAGCGTGGAATGCTTCGATTCGCTTTCCTGCGCGTGTTTTGTGTAATTCATTAACGTTCCCCCTTCCCTTACTCGGATTTCAC
Proteins encoded:
- a CDS encoding peptidoglycan D,D-transpeptidase FtsI family protein, with the translated sequence MPRIIKKDAGDDPRRSRSVWGAAFLVLAALAVGTAKVQLLPDLRIVQQSQKQYWANVVVSATRGRIEDRRGVPLAISVPSKSFFIDPKFWDPASADVLKGAFGPAVAAKFSKELPGRFHWVARSVPVERAMALEGRKVPGLYTMTEKKRIYPHDSLAFHLLGFCDIDEYGQAGVELEWNHILYSPPRTRFLTRDSKGSATDILGGGADAGKDTAGSIRLTIDSRVQQMLELRLAEGAKEAEASWAAGVCVDPYTGEIIAIASYPTINPNNRNNLRNINAVRNNAVGRVFEPGSIFKPIAMAIALETGATSRNKTYFCRGTMKLFDKTMSDVNKRAHGMQDLTHVLMNSCNIGMSLMSMSVPKYQAYGMLRQFGFGEKTEVEIAGEEAGLIKEPEEWLGTVTANIFIGQGIAVTPLQVVMAISSIANGGKLLKPYVVEEVRDNAGKVIHKGARRVRYNVMSESTAAFLRQAMAKVVSEGGGKHAKSDKVAIAGKTGTAQVAAAGRYNKGQYVASFTGFWPSDRPQYAMLITLGEPKGARYYGGQIAAPIFKSIVEDILQIPRDKI